The Pseudomonadota bacterium genome segment TATCTATCCAATGTGGTGGAAGTTCTCGGCGGCCGTCTCGAGGAGGCCGGCATCGAATGCCAGATCGCGGGCCGGCCGAAGCACATCTACAGCATCTGGAACAAGATGCTTCGCAAGGGCCTGGACTTCGAGCACATATTCGACGTGCGCGCGGTGCGCGTTCTAGTGGGCTCGCAGACCGAGTGCTATGCCACCTTAGGTATTGTCCACGGTATGTGGCGCTACCTGCCCGGCGAGTTCGACGACTACATCGCGGCACCTAAGGAAAACAACTACCAATCCCTGCACACAGCGGTGATCGGCCCCGAGGGCAAGACCCTCGAGGTGCAGATTCGCACCCACGAGATGCATCGCCACGCCGAGCTCGGTGTCGCCGCCCACTGGCGCTACAAGGAGGGTGGTGAGGATGATAGCGCCTACCGCAACAAGATCAGCTGGCTGCGCCGCCTGCTTGACCCGGACGAGGACGATCCGGATCTGGACTTCCTGGACCGCGTGCGCACGGAGATCCTCGACGAGCGCGTGTACGTGCTGACACCACGCGGGGACGTGGTCGATTTGCCGAGCGAGGCCACACCCCTCGATTTCGCATACCACGTTCACACCGAACTCGGCCACCGCTGCCGGGGTGCGCGGGTTAACGGTCGCCAGGTCTCCCTCAATCAAAAGCTCGCGAGCGGCGACCAGGTGGAGATCGTCACGGCCAAGGAGGCCAATCCATCGCGTGATTGGCTGATTCCCCAGCTGGGTTTTCTGGCCTCGAGCCGCGCGCGCGCCAAGGTGCGCCTGTGGTTCCGTCGCGAGGCCGGCGAGGGCAACGTCGAGCAGGGGCAGAGCATGGTCGAACGGGAGTTGCAGCGCTTGGGCTGTGAGATGTCGCTGGTGAGCGCCATGGTTCGTCACCTGCGCCTCGACAGCGCGAACTCCCTGTACGCCGCAGTGGGCGCCGGCGACCTTACGCTGGCAGATATCGACGTTGCCGTGCAGAAGCTAACGGCGCCCCAGGTGGAGCCGCAGTTGCTACCCGTCGCGCGACGGCGCCCTCGTCGCACTCCGCAGCGCTCGGCGATCGAGGTAGGCGGCGTGGATGACCTGTTGCACAACTTCGCCCAGTGCTGCAAGCCGCTTCCCCCCGATCCCATCTTGGGCTTCATCAGTCAGGGCAGGGGTATCAGCGTGCACCGCGCCGACTGCCCGAACCTGCGCAAGCTCATGGAGACCCAGCCCGAGCGCGTGGTGGATGTGGATTGGCACGCAGACGCAAGCCACACATTTACCGCGGACATTCGCATCGAAGCGGCTGATCGCCGCGGCTTGCTGCAGGAGCTCTCAGGCGCCTTCGCCAGCGCCAACGTGAACATCACCGCTACCCAGACGGTGACGGACCGCACCACCGGCAGCGCCGTCTTCAACCTAACGGTGGAGATCACCGGGCTGTCGGAGTTGAGTCGAGTCCTGCACCGACTGTCCTCGGTGCGCGGGGTGCATGACGTGCGCCGCGTGCGCTAGCCCGATCGCCACTGGAGTGCCCCGTCAACCACGGGCGCGCCCGCTCGTTCTATTCGATTGACTTGCCAGATCAAACCGCGGAGTTGCGCCATGGTCATGTTCAGGGCCCTCGAGTGGTTGACTGCCTCACCCCTAGCCGCTCTCTATCTGATGCTGTCAGCGACCGCGGCAGCCGGTGACTACCACGCCCCAGGTGGGGTGGCACTCGAAGGATTTGACGCGGTGGCCTACTTCACCGAAGGGCGCGCCGTACGCGGGAAGGCCTCCCACGAGGTCACCTGGGATGGCGTAAGTTGGCGCTTTTCGTCGGCCGAGCACCAGGATGCGTTTCTCGCGGCCCCGGATCGCTACGCGCCGCAGTACGGTGGCTACTGCGCCCTTGGCATAGCGGTAGGAAAGCGGCGGCGAGGCGACCCGCAAGTGTTCGCGGTGGTCGACGGCCGGCTCTACATCAACTTCAACCGCCGCATTCACCAGCGCTGGGAGCAGCGCTCGCGCGGGTTCATTCGACGCGCCAACCAGCAGTGGACCGGCGCGCCGTAAGCGAGGTTCGCTACTTCTTGTTGATCCCGTGGAGCGCCCGTTTGTCCACGGCGAGTGACGCCTCGTGGACCGCCTCGGACAGAGACGGATGCGAGTGTATCGTGCGTTGAATGTCTTCGGTACTGGCCGAGAACTCCATCGCCAACACGGACTCGCTGATCAGCTCCCCCGCCATCGGCCCGACGATGTGAACGCCGAGAATTTCATCGTCCTCTTCCGCTGAGATGATCTTTACAAAGCCCGCCGCGGCTTCCAAGGCCTTGGCGCGCCCGTTGGCCGCAAAGCTGAAGCTGCCCGTCTTGTAAGCCTTTCCAGAGGCCTTTACCTGCTCCTCGGTCTGACCGACCCAGGCGATCTCCGGCGCCGTGTAGATCACAGAGGGGATGACGTTGTAGTTCACCTCACCGTACTTGCCGGCGATGAGGTCGGCGACCATTACGCCCTCTTCCGAGGCCTTGTGCGCCAACATCGGACCGCGCACGCAGTCCCCGACAGCCCAGACATTAGGTACGTTTGTGCGGCACTCGTCGTCGACGAGGATGAAACCGCGCTCATCCATTTTGATACCGGCATCCACGCCGAACAAATCGTCCATGTAGGGGCGACGGCCCACGGCAACAACGACCTTGTCGACGTCGACGGACTGCATGCCCTTAGCATCCTCGTAGGAGAGCTTGATGCCGTCAGCGGCGCGCTGTGCACCTTGCACTCTAGCGCCAAGTCGGATGTCCAGGCCCAGCTTCTTAAAGTGGCGCTGCGCCTCCTTGGCCACTGCACGATCGGCGGCGGCGAGGAAGTCCGGCATCGCTTCGAGGACGGTCACCTCTGTGCCCAAGCGACGCCAAACGCTGCCGAGCTCCAAGCCGATGACGCCGCCGCCGACGATGCCGAGTCGGGCCGGCACGGCCTCGAACTCGAGCGCCCCCCAGGAGTCAACGATGTGCTCGCCGTCGAAGGGCACCTGCTTGAGTTCTACGGGCGCCGAACCGGAAGCGAGGATCACCGTCTTGGTTTCGAGCAACTCGGGCTGGCCACCATGAGCGGTGAACTCCACCCTACCCGGCCCCAAAAAGCGGCCGTGGCCCTTGAAGCCCGTGACGCCGTTCGACTTGAACAGGGCTTCGATCCCGCTCGTGAGCTGGCGGGTGATGCCCGACTTGCGCGACTGCATGGTGGCGAGGTCGAAGGACACACCCTCGAGTTGGATTCCGTGCTGGGCGAACTCACCGTGGGTGCGGTGATAGAGCTCAGAAGACTCGAGCAGCGCCTTGGAGGGAATACAGCCTGCATTGAGGCAGGTGCCACCGAAAGCGTAGGTGCCATCGTAGTTCTTCCACGCATCTATGCAGGCAGTCTTCAGTCCGTTCTGGGCCGCGCGGATGGCGGCGACGTACCCCGCCGGGCCGCCGCCGATGACGACGACGTCGTAGGTGTTGCTCACGCTTATCTCCTTAGGCCGTGAGGCGTAGGTGGGGATCCCGAACCGTGTTCACAAGCGATCACACCTGCAACATTAGGCGTGCCGGATCCTCCAGCATTTCCTTGACAGCGACGAGGAACAGCACGGCCTCGCGTCCGTCGATGATGCGATGGTCGTAGGAAAGCGCGATGTACATCATCGGCCGCGGCACCACCTGACCGTCCACTACCACGGGACGTTCCTGGATCTTGTGCATACCGAGAATCGCACTCTGCGGGGGGTTCAAGATGGGGGTCGACATCAGCGAGCCGAACACCCCGCCATTAGTGATGGTGAAGGTCCCCCCGGTGAGCTCCTCTAAGGTGATCGCCCCCTCACGGGCGCGGGTGGCGTAGTCGACCACCCCCTGCTCGATCTGAGAGAAGGCCATATGCCCCGCGTCGCGCAGGACGGGGACCACCAAGCCGCGCTCTGTCGACACGGCCACGCCGACATCTTGGTACTCATGGAATACGATATCGCCGCCTTCCACCGAGGCGTTCACGACCGGGTAGCGACGCAGGGCTTCCACCGCGGCCTTGACGAAGAAGGACATGAAGCCGAGGCGAACACCGTGAGCCTTCTCGAAGCTCTCCTTGTAGCGCTTGCGCAAGGCCATCACTTCCATAAGGTCCACCTCGTTAAAGGAGGTGAGGATGGCGGCGGTCTGCTGCGCTTCGACCATACGCTCGGCGATACGCGTCCGTAGGCGGGTCATCGGCACGCGACGCTCCGCACGGGATCCTAGCAAAGGCAGATCGACGGCGGGCGCGGCGTCGTTGGCCGACCCGGAGTCACCCGAGCTGATAAAGGCCTGCACGTCGCCCTTGGTCACGCGGCCTGCCCGCCCGCTCGCCGGCACGGACTGCGGATTCACGCCGTGCTCGCCGGCGAGGCGCCGAGCCGCGGGGCCCATGCGCGGAGCCTCAGAGGGGCCAGTCGCCTCGGCGGCAGGCACCGCTGGCGTCTCAGCGGCAGCGGGCGCCTCTGCGGGCGCCGGTGCTGGCGCGGCTTGCGCCGTGGCAGTCTCGTCCAGCAGGGCGAGTATCTCGCCGCTGGTCACGGTGGCACCGTCCTCCACCTTCATCTCCACGAGCTTTCCGCTCGCGGGCGCCGGCACCTCGAGCACGACCTTGTCGGTCTCTAGATCCACCAGGTTCTCGTCACGTGACACGGCGTCACCGGGCGCCTTGTGCCAGGCGATCAGCACGGCGTCGGTCACCGACTCGGGCAACTGTGGGACCTTTACCTCAATCACGTTCGTTTTCCTTCTTTCCTGCGATCTACGTGTTCCGTGGGTGATGCGCCGAGGGCGGCAGAGACCAGTGAGCTCTGCTCGTCGACGTGGCGACTGTAGTAGCCGACGGCTGGGGCAGCCATCGGAGCACGCCCGGCGTAGGTGAGCGTGATCTCACTACCCTGAATGGCTCGCTGCAAGCGGTGGCGGATCTGGTAGAAGGCGCCCTGGTTGCGCGGCTCTTCCTGGCACCAGACCAGCTCCTTCGCATTCGGGTAGCTGGCGAGCAAGGCGTTGAGTTCCGGGTCCGGAAAGGGGTAGAGCTGCTCGAGGCGCACCAGCGCCACGTCGCCGAGCTCCATCTCCTGGCGAGCCTTGAGTAGGTCGTAGTACACCTTGCCGCTGCACATCACCACGCGGCGGATGCGCTCGCGCTCCACCAACTCCGTCTCCTCGATCATCAGCTCGAAGCGGCCCGCGGACAGCTCCTCGAGAGAGGACACGGAGAGCGGATGGCGCAGCAGGCTCTTGGGCGTCATCACGATCAGGGGACGACGCATGGGCTGGCGCATCTGTCGGCGCAGCATGTGGAACATCTGCGCCGGAGTGGACGGTACGCACACCTGCATGTTGCCCTGAGCGCAAAGCTGCATGAACCGCTCCAGGCGTGCCGAGGAATGCTCCGGGCCCTGCCCCTCATGGCCATGGGGCAGGAACAGGACCAGGCCGCAAAGACGGTTCCACTTTGCCTCGCCGGAGCTGATGAACTGGTCGATCACCACCTGCGCGCCGTTAGCGAAGTCGCCGAACTGAGCCTCCCAGATCACCAGCGTATTGGGGTCCGTCGTGGAGTAGCCGTACTCGAAGCCGAGCACGGCCTCTTCCGAGAGCAGCGAGTCGTACACCTCGAAGGTGCTCTTGGGCCCATCGAGGTGTTGCAGCGGCACGTGCAGCTCGTTGTTGGTCTGGTGATGGAGTACGGCGTGGCGGTGGAAGAAGGTGCCGCGGCCGCTGTCCTGCCCGACCAAACGCACGTCGTAGCCCTCGTTGAGGAGCGTGGCGTAAGCCAAGGTCTCGCAGAAACCCCAGTCCAGCGGATGATCGCCGGCCAGCATCTTGCGCCGGTCGTCATAAACCCGTTGCACGCGCGGGTGCAGCTTGATGTGCTCCGGCACGCTCAGCATCTGCGCGCCAAGGGACTGCAAGCGCTCCGCGTCGGCAGCGCTCTGGGCCGCCCGCTGCACCTGCGCAGTCTCCTCCTGACCACCCTCGGCGAAGTAGGGACTCCAATCGACCGTATGCTCGTTGCCGACCATCGCGCGCGGGGAGATGAGCGCGATGCGCCCCTCATCGAGGCCCTGACGGTACTCGTCCACCTGGTCGCGCACGAAGTCCTGATCCACCACGCCCTCTTCCATCAGCTGCTCGGCGTACATTCGACGCACTGGCTTGAGGTCGCGGATCGCGCGATACATTACCGGCTGAGTAGCAGAGGGCTCATCAGCCTCGTTATGGCCATGTCGGCGGTAGCAAACCAGGTCGATCACAGCGTCGCGTCCGAAGCGATTGCGGTAGTCGAAGGCCATCTGGGTGACCAGGTGCACCGCTTCGGGGTCGTTGCCGTTGACGTGGAACACCGGGGCCTCGAGCATCTTCGCGACGTCGCTGGCGTACGGCGTGGAGCGCGCGTCGGCGGGGTTACTCGTGGTGAAGCCAATCTGATTGTTGCAGATCACGTGCACCGTGCCGCCCACCTGGAAGCCAGGGGTTCGCGACATCTGCAAGGTCTCCATGACCACGCCCTGGCCGGAGAACGCCGCATCTCCGTGAATCAGCACGGGTAGTACCGCCTGACCCTCGCCGTCTTTGCGCCGATCCTGCCGGGCGCGCACGGAGCCGGCCACGACGGGGTTGACGATCTCCAGGTGCGAGGGGTTGAAGGCCAAGACCACATGCATGTACTCGTCGCCGGCCACCGGCACGTCGGTGGAGAACCCGAGGTGGTACTTGACGTCACCGGTGCCGAGCTGGCTGCCAGCCTGGTACAGGCCCTCAAACTCGCTAAACAACTCCGCCGGCGACTTACCGAGTACGTTCACCAGCACGTTGATCCGACCCCGGTGGGCCATCCCTATCACCAGCTCCCGGACGCCGCTTTCGCCGGCCTGGTCGATCAGGCTGTGGAGCAGTGGGATCAGTGACTCCCCACCCTCGAGGGAGAAGCGCTTCTGGCCTACGTAGCGGGTGTGCAGGTAGCGCTCGATGCCCTCTGCGGCCGTGAGCTGGGCAAGCAGACCGCGCTTGCGCTCGCCGCTCAGCTTGGCCTCGACGGTGCTGATCTCCACGTGCTCGCGCAGCCATTGGCGCTCGACCACGTTGGAGATGTGCGCGTACTCGATGCCGATGCGACGGGTGTAAATACGCCGGGCCAGGGCCAGGATCTTACGCAGCTTCAGGCGCGTAGTGCCGGCCAAGCCCTCCGTGAAGAACTCCGTGTCCAGATCAGACTCACCAAGGCCGTGCGCAGCGGGGTCCAAATCCTGCGGGGAATCAGACTCGAGCAGGCCCAGCGGATCGAGCTCGGCGAGCTTGTGGCCGTGCAGGCGGTAGGCCCAGATCAGTCGTAGCACGGCCGACTGCTTCTCCAGCGCCACCGAGGAGGTGCCCGCCGCCCCTGACCCAACCTGGGGTTGGAGCGCGCGCGCGGCCAGGGCATCACGGATCGGCCCATGGGGAATCTCCCCATTGGCGCCGTTCGCAATGCCGGCAAAGTAGGCTCGCCACGCGGGATCTAGCTGCTGCGGATCGGCCAGGTATTGTTCGTAGAGAGTTTCGACCAGGGGCGCGTTGGCGCCGAACAGGGGACTGTTCTTGTATCGCTGTTGAAGGCTGTCGCTCATTGCTCACCCAGTTGCACGAGCGCCGCTGGCGACGGGTTGTGCGGGGGCTGTGGACGTCCTGACGTCGGTCGGAAAAGGGTTCTGTTAGTGCCTTTGAAAAGCAGCCTTCGGGGCCACCGGCGCTAAGGCGACAGAAGTATAGCCCCCCCAGGCTCCGTAAGAAACGCTTTGTGCCTCCATTGGTGAAGCTTATGCAGGAATATCGACGCGGTTCGCAGCTTGGCCGGTTGGGCGACGTGACGGGCGGTGACTACACTGCCCACCGGACCCTTCTTCGCGCACACCCAGCACTGCCCGATGAGCGACCACGGCGACCACCCGAGCTCCCTCGATCCCGCCCTCGAGCGCGTCTACGCCGCGCTGGTGGACGAGGAGGACGCCCGCACCTGCCGCGACATCTCCGAAGCGGCTTGTCGCGTGGTGCCGCGCGCCTTCCTGGCCAACACCACCGCCCAAGCGATGACCGGGTTTGGCGATGCCATCATCAGTCCTAAGACCACCCTGCCGTGGTTGCTCACCGCCCTCGGTGCCCCTGCCTGGGCCGCCGGTTTGCTCGTGCCCCTGCGCGAAGCCGGGTCGCTGCTACCGCAGCTTGCCATCGCCGGATGGCTGCGCGCCCTACCGCGACGCAAGTTCGCTTGGATGGTGGGGGCGGGCCTGCAGGGCGCCTCGGTGCTGGGGATCGCCGGCGCCGCCCTGGCGCTGGAGGGCCAGCCATTCGCCATCGCCGTGCTGAGTTTGGTCGCCTTATTCAGCCTGTCTCGCGGCATCTGCTCCGTGGCCGCCAAAGACGTGCTCGGCAAGACGGTCGCTAAGCGCCGCCGCGGCCAGGTCTCCGGCTACGCTGCCTCCGTCGCCGGCGCGGGCACCCTCATCCTCGCCCTGGCGCTCTGGTGGCTCGGCGATCCCGAGCGCATGCCCTACGTGCCAATGCTCTTGCTCGGTGGCGCCCTCTGGCTAGTTGCCATACCCGTGTACCAGCTAATCCCCGAGTATCCCGGCGCGACCGAAGGCGGTGCCAACGGACTGCGCGAAGCCGCTCGGCGAATGCACGTGGTGGTGGAAGACGCCGCGTTTCGCCGCTATCTCCTCGTGCGCTTCGCGCTCATCTCGACGGCGCTGATCGGACCCTTCGTCGTCGTGCTCGGCCGCGAGCGCACAGGCCTCACGCTCGCGTACTTTTTGTTCGCTCAGGGCTCCGCCTCCTTGATCGCAGGGCCGATATGGGGCCGCTTCGCAGATCTTTCGAGTCGACGCGTGCTCATTATAGCGGCCGCGGGCGCCGCCACGGTGGGCATCGCGACGGCCATGGCGGCCTGGCTCGCCCCGTCTCTGCTCAGCACTAAGTGGATGCTGCCGACGGTCTTCCTGGCCCTCGCAATCCTCCACGACGGCGTAAGGCTTGGACGCAAGACCCACATCGTCGACCTCGCCGGAGGCAACAAGCGAACGGACTACGTGGCCGTCGGCAACACGCTGACCGGTGTGGCCCTACTCGCGGTAGGCGCGCTGCTAGCGTTGGTTCCCCTGGCAGTCGGCGGCAAGATCTTGATGCTGGCGAGCGTAGCTGGCCTCGGCGCTGCCCTCGCCGCCACGCTCAGCGACGTTCAAACCTGAGCACCCATCGCCGGCCTAAGCTAACACTATTACTAGCATTCCCGCGGCACGGTAGGCGGTGTTGACCGCCGGGTATGACGCATTGCGACTGCCGAGGGCCCTTAGATTGGGATTTATCTCCCTAGGAATTCAGTCTCAAACGCGAACCGTACTGCTATATTTCGCCCTGATCACTTCAGTAGATTTGGGCGAGCTAACTGCCGTTGATGGGCTATCAGCTGATTTTATTGTGCGCGTTACTGGCGGCGACGACGTGTCCTCCTGCAGCAGCCGCTCTCTGCGACGTTCCCCTGCTTCAGTTGAGCGCTGGCGGCCAGGTGATGGCCGGTAGCCGAGAGACGTTGATTGCACACGTCAACGGAGGCGGGCGCGTGCGCATCGGCTGGCAGCTCGACTGGAACGTAGACGGCCACATTGACGTCAGCCATTGGTCCGACGGCAGCTTCCTTACGGTCTTCGAGGGAGAGGTCTTCGCTCAGTTCAATGACATCCATCGCCAGATCCCACTGCCCGGTACGGGCGAGATCGCCCTTGCCGAAGGCGAACAGGCGGCGCGCTGGACGGGGAAGCTCGGCAGCGATGGGGTGCTCGAGGGCATCTTCTACGGCGGCAGCGCCCACCGCTGGAGCGTCGCCAGCCGCTGGTGTGACGCCGAGAGCGGGGCCCCGAGACCAAACCATGCCGAGCCAAGGCCCGCATCGTGTGACGCGCGCTGGCGGGAACGCTTTCGCAACACCTCGGACGGCGCGACGGAGCGCGGAGATCGGCGCGCGCTGGTCGATGCGCTTCGCCGCGGTGATCCCCTGCGCGTGGCCTGGGGCAGCACCTACGCAGATGGCACCTACACGATGGAGCACGTCGCCGAACCGGTGTTCTTTTCCATCGTCGGTGGCGACCACGTCGTGGCCCAGCTGCCCGAGCACATCGGGCAGATCACCTACGTGCGTTTAGACGATGCCCGCTTCGGCGCCGACCCTCAGGTCATGTGGCGCGGGCTGCTGCGCACCGACGGCCTTTTCGACGCCGTGTGGGTTGATCGAGGCGATGGCCAGGTGGTGCGCCGCTTACCCCAGCGAGCCGCCGTGTCCTGGCTCACCCACAGCACCCCTGCGCAGACGGACTGCGCCCGCTCCCCGGCGCTGCAACTCGCCGTCCCCAACGGGGTAGTTCCCGATTCCACCCGCCAAGGCGAACGCGTGCCCCGCTAGGGCGCGCTCGGGGCGTTTCGTGACCGACGGATAGCCACCCGGTCCACCCGACTCGGCACAGTTCTCTTAATCTCACTGTAAAGCGAAAAACCTCCCCTCGTTATGCAACGAGCGGCTGTGGGTTTTCTCGATGCCGCCCGATAGCCGAACACTGAGAAGAAGCGAACGACCCCCAAGGGCTCGCTCGCCCAGCACATTCGGCCATCCGTGATGGCATGACGCATCGAGAAGACGTATGAGCGACCAACACGACGCGCAATCCGAGGCGACGCCCGGCCCGAAGACGATCGATTCCGCCCTCGACCGAGAGGTCCGCCAGGGAGAGGATCGCCGGCGTGAGGACGTTGAGGAGTTCAAAGTCGATGTGGACAACGCCGAGCAGGCCGGTCAGGCGCCGCGCGCCGGCGGCTACGGCTCGCCAGACTTCGCTACGGACACGCGCGCCGAAACCTCCGGCGACCCGAGAAGCGAGGCTGACAGCATAGAGCAGGCGCGGGTAGGCGCACGCACGGTTGAGGTGGACAGCGCAGATGCAGCCACCGAGACCGGCCAGGCGCGGCGCGGTGATCTGGAACAAGCCGACACGCCAGCGCGAGATGGAGAAACGGGCGCGAGCTCATCGCCACCCTCATCTCCCGCGCAGTCTCCCGAGACCTCGGCAGGGGAAGGCGTCCGCACGCAACAGGGCGACGTGCAAGCACCGACGCCCGTCAGCACGCAGGATGGCGAAGAGGGTCCGGCGCTCACCTTCGTGCCCATCGACCCCAGCGCTGCTGGCGGGGATACGCCCGAGGCATCGGGCCCCGCCCCAGGCGCGGATGGCGAGCAACCCCAGGCCGAAGAGGGCGGTGCGGATTCCGCGCCGGCACCGGGCGCCGGCGGTGGCATGGTCATGGCCGATGGCGATGGGGCCCAAGACCAGGTCAGTGAAGATGCCGCCAACGGTGACCGGGTTGGCGTGGTTGCTAGCGCCGTTAGCAGCGACGGTTCAATGGTGACCTA includes the following:
- a CDS encoding bifunctional (p)ppGpp synthetase/guanosine-3',5'-bis(diphosphate) 3'-pyrophosphohydrolase → MVTITRPDESNGPGTASRSRVAAWTAEVLADAERTLTTDGFLDDLRERCARADAVSQIVGQLGVAEEIALATMIRPLREAGLCSNAGIEEQFGTEVAQMVGELERAGRFVLPPEWSPGQALGADQAESLRKMLLAIVDDVRLVLVLLAEQLHRLRSLKGAPADEQVRCATETREIYAPLASRLGIWQFKWEMDDLSFRYLEPDTYKQIARWLRERRADRETYLSNVVEVLGGRLEEAGIECQIAGRPKHIYSIWNKMLRKGLDFEHIFDVRAVRVLVGSQTECYATLGIVHGMWRYLPGEFDDYIAAPKENNYQSLHTAVIGPEGKTLEVQIRTHEMHRHAELGVAAHWRYKEGGEDDSAYRNKISWLRRLLDPDEDDPDLDFLDRVRTEILDERVYVLTPRGDVVDLPSEATPLDFAYHVHTELGHRCRGARVNGRQVSLNQKLASGDQVEIVTAKEANPSRDWLIPQLGFLASSRARAKVRLWFRREAGEGNVEQGQSMVERELQRLGCEMSLVSAMVRHLRLDSANSLYAAVGAGDLTLADIDVAVQKLTAPQVEPQLLPVARRRPRRTPQRSAIEVGGVDDLLHNFAQCCKPLPPDPILGFISQGRGISVHRADCPNLRKLMETQPERVVDVDWHADASHTFTADIRIEAADRRGLLQELSGAFASANVNITATQTVTDRTTGSAVFNLTVEITGLSELSRVLHRLSSVRGVHDVRRVR
- a CDS encoding YHS domain-containing (seleno)protein, which produces MVMFRALEWLTASPLAALYLMLSATAAAGDYHAPGGVALEGFDAVAYFTEGRAVRGKASHEVTWDGVSWRFSSAEHQDAFLAAPDRYAPQYGGYCALGIAVGKRRRGDPQVFAVVDGRLYINFNRRIHQRWEQRSRGFIRRANQQWTGAP
- the lpdA gene encoding dihydrolipoyl dehydrogenase, with amino-acid sequence MSNTYDVVVIGGGPAGYVAAIRAAQNGLKTACIDAWKNYDGTYAFGGTCLNAGCIPSKALLESSELYHRTHGEFAQHGIQLEGVSFDLATMQSRKSGITRQLTSGIEALFKSNGVTGFKGHGRFLGPGRVEFTAHGGQPELLETKTVILASGSAPVELKQVPFDGEHIVDSWGALEFEAVPARLGIVGGGVIGLELGSVWRRLGTEVTVLEAMPDFLAAADRAVAKEAQRHFKKLGLDIRLGARVQGAQRAADGIKLSYEDAKGMQSVDVDKVVVAVGRRPYMDDLFGVDAGIKMDERGFILVDDECRTNVPNVWAVGDCVRGPMLAHKASEEGVMVADLIAGKYGEVNYNVIPSVIYTAPEIAWVGQTEEQVKASGKAYKTGSFSFAANGRAKALEAAAGFVKIISAEEDDEILGVHIVGPMAGELISESVLAMEFSASTEDIQRTIHSHPSLSEAVHEASLAVDKRALHGINKK
- the odhB gene encoding 2-oxoglutarate dehydrogenase complex dihydrolipoyllysine-residue succinyltransferase; its protein translation is MIEVKVPQLPESVTDAVLIAWHKAPGDAVSRDENLVDLETDKVVLEVPAPASGKLVEMKVEDGATVTSGEILALLDETATAQAAPAPAPAEAPAAAETPAVPAAEATGPSEAPRMGPAARRLAGEHGVNPQSVPASGRAGRVTKGDVQAFISSGDSGSANDAAPAVDLPLLGSRAERRVPMTRLRTRIAERMVEAQQTAAILTSFNEVDLMEVMALRKRYKESFEKAHGVRLGFMSFFVKAAVEALRRYPVVNASVEGGDIVFHEYQDVGVAVSTERGLVVPVLRDAGHMAFSQIEQGVVDYATRAREGAITLEELTGGTFTITNGGVFGSLMSTPILNPPQSAILGMHKIQERPVVVDGQVVPRPMMYIALSYDHRIIDGREAVLFLVAVKEMLEDPARLMLQV
- a CDS encoding 2-oxoglutarate dehydrogenase E1 component; this translates as MSDSLQQRYKNSPLFGANAPLVETLYEQYLADPQQLDPAWRAYFAGIANGANGEIPHGPIRDALAARALQPQVGSGAAGTSSVALEKQSAVLRLIWAYRLHGHKLAELDPLGLLESDSPQDLDPAAHGLGESDLDTEFFTEGLAGTTRLKLRKILALARRIYTRRIGIEYAHISNVVERQWLREHVEISTVEAKLSGERKRGLLAQLTAAEGIERYLHTRYVGQKRFSLEGGESLIPLLHSLIDQAGESGVRELVIGMAHRGRINVLVNVLGKSPAELFSEFEGLYQAGSQLGTGDVKYHLGFSTDVPVAGDEYMHVVLAFNPSHLEIVNPVVAGSVRARQDRRKDGEGQAVLPVLIHGDAAFSGQGVVMETLQMSRTPGFQVGGTVHVICNNQIGFTTSNPADARSTPYASDVAKMLEAPVFHVNGNDPEAVHLVTQMAFDYRNRFGRDAVIDLVCYRRHGHNEADEPSATQPVMYRAIRDLKPVRRMYAEQLMEEGVVDQDFVRDQVDEYRQGLDEGRIALISPRAMVGNEHTVDWSPYFAEGGQEETAQVQRAAQSAADAERLQSLGAQMLSVPEHIKLHPRVQRVYDDRRKMLAGDHPLDWGFCETLAYATLLNEGYDVRLVGQDSGRGTFFHRHAVLHHQTNNELHVPLQHLDGPKSTFEVYDSLLSEEAVLGFEYGYSTTDPNTLVIWEAQFGDFANGAQVVIDQFISSGEAKWNRLCGLVLFLPHGHEGQGPEHSSARLERFMQLCAQGNMQVCVPSTPAQMFHMLRRQMRQPMRRPLIVMTPKSLLRHPLSVSSLEELSAGRFELMIEETELVERERIRRVVMCSGKVYYDLLKARQEMELGDVALVRLEQLYPFPDPELNALLASYPNAKELVWCQEEPRNQGAFYQIRHRLQRAIQGSEITLTYAGRAPMAAPAVGYYSRHVDEQSSLVSAALGASPTEHVDRRKEGKRT
- a CDS encoding MFS transporter is translated as MTTLPTGPFFAHTQHCPMSDHGDHPSSLDPALERVYAALVDEEDARTCRDISEAACRVVPRAFLANTTAQAMTGFGDAIISPKTTLPWLLTALGAPAWAAGLLVPLREAGSLLPQLAIAGWLRALPRRKFAWMVGAGLQGASVLGIAGAALALEGQPFAIAVLSLVALFSLSRGICSVAAKDVLGKTVAKRRRGQVSGYAASVAGAGTLILALALWWLGDPERMPYVPMLLLGGALWLVAIPVYQLIPEYPGATEGGANGLREAARRMHVVVEDAAFRRYLLVRFALISTALIGPFVVVLGRERTGLTLAYFLFAQGSASLIAGPIWGRFADLSSRRVLIIAAAGAATVGIATAMAAWLAPSLLSTKWMLPTVFLALAILHDGVRLGRKTHIVDLAGGNKRTDYVAVGNTLTGVALLAVGALLALVPLAVGGKILMLASVAGLGAALAATLSDVQT